A stretch of Tripterygium wilfordii isolate XIE 37 chromosome 11, ASM1340144v1, whole genome shotgun sequence DNA encodes these proteins:
- the LOC120008816 gene encoding putative nuclease HARBI1: MAGPSNWQFQQQIMEQFLALQQQEIDDINMIEQGITDLEENEPSRVSRRIFINRDRVKAHNKLVKKYFAVDCIYPQRMFRCRFRMRRELFHRIRADIEVVEPYFQLKYDCTGRAGFTSIQKITAALRILAYGNPIDREDEALSIAETTATETVRIFCRTIIDMYSEQYLRSPNERDLIRLIDENKSRGFPGMIGSLDCMHWEWKNCPTAWHGQYVGHYGRPTMVLEAVASQDLWIWHSFFGMPGSYNDISVLDHSPLFDRFIQCQTPNIPYEVNGRMYHIPYYLTDCIYPHYATLVQTLKHPKNEMEKHFAKKQEAARKDVERAFGVLQSKWAITQGPVRFWDEETVTNIMNCCIILHNMIIEDERHLNIEPWQPVLGEVMPSDLLEHDEGLLGCFISSRMQQVRDRSVNGRLRNDLMIHLWNNFGGETAHM; encoded by the coding sequence ATGGCAGGTCCTTCTAATTGGCAATTTCAAcaacaaattatggaacaatttTTGGCTCTACAACAACAAGAGATTGATGACATTAACATGATAGAGCAAGGTATTACAGATTTAGAGGAGAACGAGCCATCTAGAGTTTCTAGACGCATATTCATAAATCGTGATCGTGTCAAAGCGCACAACAAGCTTGTCAAGAAGTACTTTGCTGTGGACTGCATTTACCCACAACGCATGTTTCGATGCCGCTTCCGAATGCGAAGGGAGTTGTTCCATCGTATTCGAGCCGACATAGAAGTGGTTGAACCTTATTTTCAGTTGAAATATGATTGCACTGGTAGGGCAGGTTTTACATCCAtccaaaaaattacagcagcctTGCGCATTCTTGCTTACGGAAATCCCATTGACCGTGAGGATGAAGCTCTTAGCATTGCGGAGACAACGGCAACCGAGACTGTTCGTATCTTTTGTCGGACAATCATTGACATGTACTCTGAGCAATATCTAAGATCTCCCAATGAACGAGACCTGATTCGATTGATAGATGAGAATAAATCTCGTGGGTTTCCAGGGATGATCGGGTCTTTAGATTGTATGCACTGGGAATGGAAAAATTGTCCTACTGCTTGGCATGGCCAGTATGTTGGTCACTATGGGAGGCCCACAATGGTGCTAGAGGCTGTTGCATCTCAAGATCTTTGGATATGGCATTCTTTCTTCGGTATGCCTGGATCGTACAATGATATATCCGTTCTTGACCACTCGCCGCTTTTCGACAGGTTCATTCAATGTCAAACACCAAACATTCCGTACGAAGTAAATGGAAGGATGTATCACATTCCCTACTACTTAACTGATTGCATATACCCTCACTATGCCACATTGGTCCAAACACTCAAGCACCCGAAAAATGAGATGGAGAAACATTTTGCAAAAAAACAAGAAGCGGCAAGAAAGGATGTCGAAAGAGCTTTCGGTGTGTTGCAATCAAAATGGGCAATAACTCAGGGTCCGGTTCGATTTTGGGATGAAGAAACTGTCACAAATATTATGAACTGTTGCATTATTCTTCATAATATGATCATCGAAGATGAGCGGCATTTGAATATCGAACCATGGCAGCCTGTTCTCGGTGAAGTAATGCCATCCGACCTACTTGAGCATGATGAAGGGCTGCTGGGATGTTTCATATCTTCACGCATGCAGCAAGTTCGTGATAGGTCCGTCAATGGTAGGCTTCGAAATGACCTTATGATCCATCTTTGGAATAATTTTGGTGGAGAGACTGCCCATATGTAA
- the LOC120008399 gene encoding patatin-like protein 2 → MTTPDRLVMESPRSPLQPPTYGDLITVLSIDGGGIRGIIPGVILGFLESELQKLDGEDARLADYFDVISGTSTGGLVTAMLTAPNDKSRPLFAAKDIKEFYLDHCPKIFPQDGVPFGSAGKLVKSLTGPKYDGKYLHKLVKEKLGDIKLHQALTNIVIPTFDVKRLQPTIFTSYEVKNNSNPLKDAPLADICIATSAAPTYLPAYRFDTKDSTGKIRAFHLIDGGVAANNPTLIAISEVTKEITKGNSDLSHIKAADYGRFLVISLGTGVAKSEEKYNAEEVAGWGVISWLTAHDSTPLIDVFSEASSDLVDSHMATVFQAIHHKENYLRIQDDTLTGNVSSVDIATKENLEALVQVGEKLLKKPVGRVNLETGVHEPVGDVTNEEALTKLAKILSREKQLREIRSPKGKVATSE, encoded by the exons ATGACAACTCCAGACCGCCTGGTAATGGAAAGCCCCAGATCACCTCTACAACCTCCAACTTATGGAGATCTAATCACTGTCCTCAGTATTGATGGAGGTGGAATAAGAGGAATCATACCTGGAGTCATCCTTGGATTCTTGGAATCTGAGCTTCAG AAATTAGATGGTGAAGATGCAAGGCTTGCAGATTATTTTGATGTGATCTCTGGAACAAGCACTGGTGGACTTGTGACTGCTATGCTAACAGCCCCTAACGACAAAAGCCGACCTTTATTTGCTGCAAAGGATATCAAGGAATTCTATCTTGATCACTGCCCCAAAATCTTCCCTCAAGATGG TGTACCTTTTGGTTCTGCTGGAAAGCTAGTCAAATCTCTAACAGGTCCGAAATATGATGGAAAATATCTGCACAAGCTTGTCAAGGAAAAGTTGGGAgacatcaaattgcaccaagcCTTGACAAACATTGTGATCCCCACTTTCGACGTCAAGAGACTACAGCCAACCATCTTCACCTCCTATGAG GTAAAGAACAACTCAAACCCATTGAAAGATGCTCCTTTGGCGGATATATGCATTGCAACTTCAGCCGCTCCAACTTATCTTCCAGCGTATCGTTTCGACACCAAAGACTCCACCGGAAAAATTAGGGCATTCCATCTCATTGACGGTGGCGTTGCGGCTAACAATCCG ACATTGATTGCAATTAGTGAAGTAACAAAGGAAATCACAAAGGGCAACTCTGACTTATCCCACATAAAAGCAGCAGACTATGGTAGATTCCTAGTCATATCACTAGGAACCGGTGTAGCAAAGAGTGAAGAGAAGTATAATGCGGAAGAAGTAGCTGGTTGGGGTGTCATAAGCTGGCTAACTGCTCACGACTCAACGCCTTTAATCGATGTTTTCAGTGAAGCCAGTAGCGACCTCGTTGACTCCCACATGGCCACTGTCTTCCAAGCCATTCACCACAAAGAAAACTATCTCCGTATCCAGGACGATACGTTGACAGGAAACGTGTCGTCTGTGGACATTGCAACGAAGGAGAACTTGGAAGCTCTTGTCCAAGTTGGGGAGAAGCTGTTGAAGAAACCAGTGGGAAGGGTGAATTTAGAAACTGGCGTTCATGAGCCTGTTGGTGACGTTACTAATGAAGAGGCTCTAACAAA GTTGGCAAAAATACTCTCAAGGGAGAAGCAGCTTCGTGAGATAAGGTCTCCCAAAGGGAAGGTTGCCACATCTGAGTGA